A single Lusitaniella coriacea LEGE 07157 DNA region contains:
- a CDS encoding dynamin family protein produces MSSPIVNRKLQDYRSDLDSLLQRVQQLAADSNNPELQATTDSLRKNINEPFLFVVVGEVKAGKSSFVNALLEATVCRTDIEPCTDSIQQIVYAEQPFERQIEPNLRKIGLPIEILQEISIVDTPGTNTIVADHQIVTERYIPNSDLTFFVLFAKNPYQKSAWDFLDFVSAQWRKKVVFILQQSDLLKPADLETNVERVKDYARQKQIAAPLVFATSAERELNGEENSGFAEIRDYILEMVSSGSSYKIKLRSVSDTTQKIIEALADDVRALGVQLAADKKTVENIKTKIDAGRKRSRFEIKTLVERLSDRYDSISSRIKLEFRDSLSVMTVIRRSFVGIFKKEASMQAWITDFKERCQTDLKISLEELSSEGAQHFVDGIRHLLESLTQDINNVQTHQIESSSISIAILERRQEVIESIKSKVEQLLTDEGLVSTLNANAEDMAVEIVGGIFVTIAGTILNVLEFAVAEAIMNAIGIAFAGIGVVLFAVGIAWQRNHIIRKFESALDREQGKFNSDVTDRLHQKLGLIYEEVERIFVQFYDYVEREEQAIAPIVEQYEAIQADARQLFGKKL; encoded by the coding sequence ATGAGCAGCCCCATTGTCAATCGAAAATTGCAAGACTACCGCTCGGATTTAGATAGCCTACTCCAGCGCGTGCAGCAATTGGCTGCGGATAGTAACAATCCGGAGTTACAGGCAACGACAGATAGCTTGAGAAAGAATATTAACGAGCCTTTCCTTTTTGTGGTTGTTGGAGAAGTGAAAGCGGGTAAAAGCAGTTTTGTCAATGCCCTTCTTGAGGCAACGGTTTGCCGAACGGATATCGAACCCTGCACTGATTCCATTCAACAAATTGTCTACGCAGAGCAGCCCTTCGAGCGGCAAATCGAACCTAATCTCAGAAAAATTGGTTTACCTATAGAAATTTTGCAAGAAATTTCCATTGTCGATACGCCCGGAACCAATACAATCGTTGCAGACCATCAGATCGTAACCGAACGCTACATCCCCAATAGCGATCTCACCTTTTTTGTCTTATTCGCCAAAAATCCCTATCAAAAAAGCGCTTGGGATTTTCTCGATTTCGTAAGCGCTCAATGGCGAAAGAAAGTGGTTTTTATTTTACAACAGTCCGATCTGCTCAAACCCGCAGACTTGGAAACGAATGTCGAACGGGTTAAAGACTACGCGCGTCAAAAACAAATTGCGGCTCCCCTTGTCTTTGCAACCTCCGCCGAACGAGAACTTAATGGCGAGGAAAATAGCGGTTTTGCTGAAATTCGGGATTATATTCTCGAAATGGTGTCTAGTGGGTCGAGTTATAAAATTAAGCTGCGTTCTGTGAGCGATACCACCCAGAAAATCATTGAAGCTTTGGCAGATGATGTTCGAGCTTTGGGGGTTCAGTTGGCGGCAGATAAAAAGACCGTAGAAAATATTAAAACTAAAATTGATGCCGGTCGCAAGCGATCGCGCTTTGAAATAAAAACCCTCGTCGAGCGACTCAGCGACCGCTACGATAGCATCTCTTCCCGAATTAAGCTCGAATTTAGAGATAGTCTTTCGGTGATGACGGTAATTCGGCGTTCGTTTGTGGGGATTTTCAAAAAAGAAGCGTCCATGCAAGCCTGGATTACGGATTTCAAGGAACGCTGTCAAACGGATCTCAAAATATCTCTCGAAGAGCTTTCCAGTGAAGGCGCACAACATTTTGTGGATGGCATTCGCCACTTGCTGGAAAGTCTGACTCAGGATATCAATAACGTTCAAACCCATCAAATTGAGAGTAGCAGTATTTCGATTGCCATTCTCGAACGCCGCCAGGAGGTCATTGAAAGCATTAAATCGAAGGTGGAGCAGTTACTCACCGATGAGGGATTGGTAAGTACGTTAAACGCTAATGCGGAGGATATGGCGGTAGAAATTGTGGGCGGAATTTTTGTCACTATTGCCGGAACGATTCTCAATGTTCTTGAGTTTGCGGTTGCTGAGGCGATTATGAACGCGATTGGCATTGCCTTTGCTGGGATTGGCGTGGTTTTGTTTGCGGTGGGTATTGCTTGGCAGCGCAATCATATCATCCGCAAGTTTGAAAGCGCTCTCGATCGCGAACAAGGTAAATTTAATAGCGATGTGACCGACCGATTGCATCAAAAACTCGGTTTGATTTATGAGGAAGTCGAGCGAATTTTCGTTCAGTTTTACGATTATGTGGAACGGGAAGAACAAGCCATTGCGCCTATTGTGGAGCAATACGAAGCGATTCAAGCCGATGCTCGGCAGTTATTCGGAAAAAAGCTCTAA
- a CDS encoding DUF7734 family protein, whose translation MSDSVGKLLERYTLEHPQEVLIVRVKIASEEDRIVIFKGFSSSLVRGTEFDPDVPVLPDEAEILDIDRVAAPYHPDAPQYIERGLSWAIARDRLLGAKEP comes from the coding sequence GTGTCTGATTCCGTTGGAAAATTGTTAGAACGTTATACCCTCGAACATCCTCAAGAAGTTTTGATTGTCAGGGTAAAAATTGCGTCAGAAGAAGATCGAATTGTAATTTTCAAGGGATTTTCGAGTTCTTTAGTGCGGGGGACTGAGTTCGATCCTGATGTTCCTGTTTTGCCAGATGAGGCAGAAATTCTTGATATCGATCGCGTGGCGGCTCCTTATCATCCGGATGCGCCTCAATATATAGAGAGAGGTTTAAGTTGGGCGATCGCGCGCGATCGCCTATTGGGAGCAAAAGAGCCATAA
- the glmM gene encoding phosphoglucosamine mutase: protein MVSSPVRTQQSRPLNFSSPSQGDLSLSRAIASLPKTPLFGTDGIRGKAGELLTAPLALQAGFWAGQIFQIAASQSGPVIIGQDSRNSSDMLATALTAGLTSAGLEVWNLGLCPTPCVSYLTGTTEAIGGIVISASHNPPEDNGIKFFGDKGTKLAANWTKQIEAGLRGEQEPSILTQRWGRAYQRPDLIEHYAEFLTRSLPYGSNFKRQRVVLDLAWGAASQLAPLVFQELGAEVICLHERPDGNRINVRCGSTHLNSLQAAVQEHQADLGFAFDGDADRVMAIDARGRVVDGDYILYFWGKTLKEQGKLPNDLIIATVMANLGFERAWTKLGGQFRRTAVGDRYVQAEMFNSGAMLGGEQSGHILCHHHSFSGDGLQTALHLTALVRQAGGCLATLVDGSFKTYPQLLRNVRVENRDLRLNWQTCQPLMDAIASAEAAMGDTGRILVRASGTEPVIRVMVEAENATAVDYWSEKLAIAVQQHLL from the coding sequence ATGGTTTCGTCTCCAGTTCGGACTCAACAAAGTCGTCCGTTGAATTTCTCTTCCCCCTCTCAAGGGGATCTTTCTCTCTCGCGCGCGATCGCGTCCCTCCCAAAGACCCCCCTATTTGGAACCGATGGGATTCGCGGCAAAGCAGGAGAATTACTAACCGCTCCCTTAGCATTACAAGCCGGATTTTGGGCGGGCCAAATTTTCCAAATTGCAGCATCCCAAAGCGGTCCAGTGATTATCGGACAAGATTCGCGAAACTCCAGCGATATGTTAGCAACGGCATTAACCGCCGGATTGACCTCTGCTGGGTTGGAGGTGTGGAATTTAGGATTGTGTCCGACCCCCTGCGTATCTTACCTGACCGGAACAACAGAAGCCATTGGCGGCATTGTCATCTCAGCCAGCCACAATCCCCCCGAAGACAACGGGATTAAGTTTTTCGGCGATAAAGGCACGAAATTAGCGGCAAATTGGACAAAACAAATTGAAGCCGGACTCAGAGGAGAACAAGAACCCTCTATTTTGACTCAAAGGTGGGGACGCGCCTATCAACGCCCCGATTTGATCGAGCATTATGCCGAATTTCTGACGCGATCGTTGCCCTACGGCAGTAACTTTAAAAGACAGCGCGTTGTTTTAGATTTAGCTTGGGGAGCCGCTTCCCAACTCGCACCCCTAGTGTTTCAAGAACTGGGCGCAGAGGTCATTTGCTTGCACGAACGACCCGACGGAAATCGCATTAACGTTCGGTGCGGTTCGACTCACCTCAACTCCCTACAAGCTGCGGTGCAGGAGCATCAAGCTGACCTAGGATTTGCTTTCGATGGCGATGCCGATCGCGTAATGGCAATTGATGCTCGCGGTCGCGTGGTGGATGGGGACTACATTCTTTATTTTTGGGGCAAAACCCTCAAAGAACAGGGAAAACTCCCTAACGATTTGATTATTGCCACTGTTATGGCGAATCTCGGTTTTGAACGGGCTTGGACGAAACTTGGCGGTCAATTTCGGCGCACTGCTGTTGGCGATCGATACGTACAAGCGGAAATGTTTAATAGCGGCGCGATGTTGGGAGGGGAACAATCCGGACATATCCTCTGCCACCACCACAGTTTTTCTGGGGATGGATTGCAAACTGCCCTGCATTTAACGGCATTGGTGCGACAAGCGGGGGGGTGCTTGGCGACGTTGGTGGATGGAAGCTTCAAAACCTATCCTCAATTGCTGCGCAACGTTCGGGTGGAGAATCGCGATTTGCGCTTAAACTGGCAAACCTGCCAACCCCTAATGGACGCGATCGCGTCCGCCGAAGCCGCAATGGGAGACACCGGGCGTATCCTCGTGCGCGCCTCTGGAACCGAACCCGTCATTCGCGTCATGGTTGAAGCCGAAAATGCGACTGCTGTCGATTACTGGAGCGAAAAACTCGCGATCGCGGTGCAACAACATCTTCTTTAA
- a CDS encoding aminopeptidase P N-terminal domain-containing protein, with protein sequence MSITAAEYRSRREQLMAKIGQGTAIFRSAPLSVMHHDVEHPFRQDSDFYYLTGFNESQAVAVLAPHHKEHRFILFVQPKDLEKETWTGYRVGVEQAKDQFGADVVYPIAEFNEKLPQYLKDADRIYYHLGRDKAFNNTILQHWQNFIAIYPKRGRGPIAIEDTNPTFHPQRQVKSPAEIELVRKATAISVEAHNRAMAFAKEGLYEYQVQAEIEHTFRLQGGLGPAYPSIVASGANACILHYIENNRQLQNGDLLLIDAGCCYDYYNGDITRTFPIGGKFTKHQQAIYELVLAAQLKAIEEVKPGKPYNEFHDIAVCVLVQGLLDFGLLQGNLEEIIKEEKYKPFYMHRTGHWLGLDVHDAGVYQQGEDTWQNLQPGHILTVEPGIYIAPNIKPAEGQPEVPEEWRGIGVRIEDDLLVTPQGHEVLTAGVPKSVQEICH encoded by the coding sequence ATGAGTATTACCGCAGCCGAATACCGCTCGCGTCGCGAACAATTAATGGCAAAAATCGGTCAAGGAACCGCCATTTTTCGCAGTGCGCCCCTCTCCGTCATGCACCACGATGTCGAACATCCCTTTCGCCAAGACAGCGACTTTTACTACTTGACCGGATTCAACGAATCCCAAGCCGTCGCCGTACTCGCCCCTCACCACAAAGAACATCGCTTTATCCTTTTCGTGCAACCCAAAGACTTAGAAAAAGAAACCTGGACGGGATATCGCGTCGGCGTAGAACAGGCAAAAGACCAATTTGGCGCAGATGTGGTGTATCCCATTGCGGAATTCAACGAAAAACTGCCGCAATACCTCAAAGATGCCGACCGAATTTACTATCACCTCGGACGGGACAAAGCCTTTAACAACACCATTCTCCAACACTGGCAGAACTTTATTGCCATCTATCCCAAACGCGGGAGGGGGCCCATTGCCATCGAAGATACCAATCCCACCTTTCATCCTCAACGCCAAGTTAAAAGTCCCGCCGAAATTGAATTAGTCCGCAAAGCAACTGCAATTTCTGTTGAAGCCCACAATCGGGCAATGGCATTTGCCAAGGAAGGACTGTACGAATATCAAGTTCAAGCAGAAATCGAGCATACCTTTCGCTTGCAAGGAGGATTGGGCCCCGCATATCCCTCGATTGTCGCTTCCGGTGCAAATGCTTGCATTCTCCACTACATTGAAAACAACCGACAACTGCAAAACGGCGACTTGTTACTGATTGATGCGGGGTGTTGCTACGACTATTACAACGGCGATATTACCCGCACCTTTCCTATTGGCGGCAAATTTACCAAGCACCAACAAGCGATTTACGAACTCGTTTTAGCCGCACAACTGAAAGCCATTGAAGAAGTCAAACCGGGTAAACCCTATAACGAATTTCACGATATTGCCGTGTGCGTTTTAGTTCAAGGATTGCTCGACTTTGGACTGTTGCAAGGGAACTTAGAAGAGATTATTAAAGAGGAAAAATATAAGCCTTTTTATATGCACCGCACCGGACATTGGTTGGGGTTAGACGTTCACGATGCAGGGGTTTATCAACAGGGGGAAGACACTTGGCAAAACTTACAACCCGGTCATATTTTAACGGTCGAGCCGGGGATTTATATCGCCCCTAACATTAAGCCCGCAGAAGGACAACCGGAAGTGCCAGAGGAATGGCGCGGTATTGGCGTGCGCATTGAGGACGATCTTTTGGTTACGCCACAGGGTCACGAGGTTTTGACTGCTGGGGTTCCAAAGTCGGTGCAAGAGATTTGTCATTAA
- the dapB gene encoding 4-hydroxy-tetrahydrodipicolinate reductase gives MENESLIPVVVAGAAGKMGRETIKVIAQTEDMMLLGAVERDSQYLGQDAGEIAGCGALEVPILNDLQSVLVMATQQEIQGVMVDFTHPDSVYENTRSAIAYGVRPVVGTTGLSAEQIKDLTEFAEKASTGALIIPNFCIGVILMQQAALQAAKHFDCLEIIELHHNQKADAPSGTAIKTAQMLAEMGKTYNPPQVEETEKIPGARGCLADENIRIHSVRLPGFIAHQEMIFGAAGQIYTLRHDTTDRAAFMPGVLLSIRKVTQLKTLVYGLEKIL, from the coding sequence ATGGAAAATGAATCTTTAATTCCTGTGGTTGTTGCTGGCGCAGCAGGAAAAATGGGGCGCGAAACCATCAAAGTGATCGCGCAGACAGAGGATATGATGCTGTTGGGAGCAGTGGAGAGAGACTCCCAATACTTAGGGCAAGATGCGGGGGAAATTGCAGGGTGCGGAGCCTTAGAAGTCCCAATTCTCAACGACTTGCAGAGCGTGTTGGTGATGGCAACCCAACAGGAGATTCAGGGGGTGATGGTCGATTTTACCCACCCTGATAGCGTATATGAAAATACTCGCAGCGCGATCGCGTATGGGGTGCGTCCCGTCGTCGGAACAACCGGATTGAGCGCAGAACAAATTAAAGATTTAACGGAATTTGCCGAAAAAGCCAGTACGGGTGCGTTAATTATCCCCAACTTTTGTATCGGGGTCATATTAATGCAACAAGCCGCACTTCAAGCCGCAAAACACTTCGATTGCCTCGAAATCATCGAACTACACCACAACCAAAAAGCCGACGCACCGAGTGGAACAGCCATTAAAACCGCGCAAATGCTCGCAGAAATGGGCAAAACCTACAACCCCCCACAAGTCGAAGAAACCGAAAAAATTCCCGGCGCGCGAGGATGTCTCGCCGATGAAAATATTCGCATCCACAGCGTTCGCTTGCCCGGTTTCATCGCCCACCAAGAAATGATCTTTGGCGCAGCCGGTCAAATTTATACCCTGCGACACGACACCACAGACCGCGCCGCCTTCATGCCGGGAGTTCTCCTCTCCATTCGCAAAGTTACGCAACTCAAAACCCTTGTTTATGGATTAGAAAAAATTCTGTAG
- a CDS encoding GNAT family N-acetyltransferase, protein MRIRTATSKDVSLIFSFIQKKAEFDRAMCAFSGILQVCEGKIEKTLFGEIPFAYVSFAEQSERAIGFALYGFRYSSFAGQPSIWLDDLYVSEEMRSQGAGTALMNHLVGIAKTHHCTHLAWTADTRNTRGLSFYNRLGAKVIEKKGNQCFFQWIL, encoded by the coding sequence ATGAGGATTAGAACTGCTACGTCAAAGGATGTATCGTTGATTTTCTCATTTATTCAAAAAAAAGCAGAATTCGATCGCGCGATGTGTGCTTTTTCTGGCATATTGCAAGTCTGTGAGGGCAAAATAGAAAAAACCCTTTTTGGCGAAATTCCTTTTGCCTACGTATCTTTTGCAGAACAGTCAGAACGTGCGATAGGGTTTGCATTGTATGGGTTTAGATACTCGTCCTTCGCCGGTCAACCCAGCATTTGGCTCGATGATTTGTATGTGAGCGAAGAAATGAGAAGTCAGGGTGCGGGAACTGCATTGATGAATCATCTGGTTGGCATCGCAAAAACCCATCATTGTACGCATCTTGCATGGACGGCAGACACTCGCAATACGCGCGGGTTAAGCTTTTATAATCGATTGGGCGCAAAGGTTATAGAAAAAAAAGGGAATCAATGTTTTTTTCAATGGATCCTTTGA
- the hpsL gene encoding hormogonium polysaccharide biosynthesis protein HpsL translates to MVKTKSKKKSKKGKKASEEPALSRKEQAILKRKQRAARQKLFGTIGVCLAIALCVGLPLSFILEPKTGVIIGAGIPAVILSYQYPRMALWAFLIYMPFGGTVVYWVAGGNSLVQLAKDGLYLPALVAIAQECRKQKKRIFIPKELFPTFILVLLCALMTLFLVNGLMQISPDKNGIPFAQGILGLKVLIGYVPLMFCAYYLIDSKKQLLWLTRLHTLLAIICCVLCLMQYQMLRSGICPGTEGIGAEGDALFKASLQAKCLVGGALTYSPSHGQIRLPGPFVSPWHWAWFLISNAALTFATAFCDTAFLWRLGGMAGMGIVFICAVISGQRIATLLVPVIILVLLVLTGQVANLKRFLPIAVGLGLALTIAAISNPELIQERIDSTVSRIEASPPQEFIEHQFGWAIKQQRGYLGRGLGKATNSTRVFGKAALVETFHPKLLYEMGWPGLSAFVIFTAHLSFITFFRYRSVKEKSLRGFGSCFWVFVLIISFFPYWYPLDTDPVCVYYWFFAGVIVKLPEIDKEEQKKLKAAQENELQFQQKKKVPKVSRQVA, encoded by the coding sequence ATGGTTAAAACCAAATCGAAAAAGAAATCGAAAAAAGGCAAAAAAGCCTCAGAAGAACCCGCTCTGAGTCGCAAAGAGCAAGCCATTCTCAAGCGCAAACAAAGAGCAGCTCGCCAAAAACTGTTCGGTACAATCGGCGTTTGTTTAGCCATTGCCCTTTGCGTGGGTCTTCCCCTTTCCTTCATCCTCGAACCCAAAACGGGCGTGATTATTGGCGCGGGGATTCCCGCTGTCATCCTCAGCTATCAATACCCTCGCATGGCACTTTGGGCATTTCTCATTTATATGCCCTTTGGCGGTACGGTCGTCTACTGGGTTGCTGGGGGAAATTCCCTGGTTCAACTCGCAAAAGACGGACTCTATCTTCCGGCATTGGTCGCGATCGCGCAAGAATGTAGGAAACAAAAAAAACGCATCTTCATCCCCAAAGAACTTTTCCCAACCTTTATACTCGTTCTTCTGTGCGCCCTAATGACCCTATTTCTGGTCAACGGCTTGATGCAAATTTCCCCCGATAAAAATGGAATCCCTTTTGCCCAAGGGATTTTGGGACTAAAAGTTCTCATTGGCTACGTTCCTTTGATGTTTTGCGCCTACTACCTCATCGACAGCAAAAAACAACTACTTTGGCTCACTCGCTTACACACCCTCCTCGCCATTATCTGTTGCGTTCTCTGCTTGATGCAATATCAAATGCTCAGAAGCGGTATTTGCCCTGGAACCGAAGGCATTGGCGCAGAAGGCGACGCGCTCTTTAAAGCCAGCCTACAGGCAAAATGCTTGGTGGGTGGCGCGCTCACCTACTCCCCCTCCCACGGTCAAATTCGCTTACCCGGACCTTTTGTTTCCCCTTGGCACTGGGCGTGGTTTTTGATTTCCAACGCTGCTTTGACCTTTGCAACTGCATTCTGCGATACAGCATTTCTATGGCGTTTAGGTGGCATGGCGGGAATGGGTATCGTCTTTATCTGTGCGGTCATTTCCGGTCAGCGAATTGCTACACTCCTAGTCCCTGTTATCATTCTCGTCTTGCTCGTTCTGACCGGGCAAGTTGCCAACCTCAAACGCTTTCTCCCCATTGCAGTGGGTTTGGGTTTAGCGCTCACTATCGCAGCCATTAGCAACCCAGAACTGATTCAAGAACGCATCGATAGTACCGTCAGTCGGATAGAAGCGTCTCCTCCCCAAGAGTTTATCGAACACCAATTTGGCTGGGCGATCAAACAACAGAGAGGCTATTTAGGCAGAGGGTTGGGCAAAGCCACCAATTCAACCCGCGTTTTTGGCAAAGCAGCACTGGTTGAAACCTTCCACCCCAAACTGCTCTATGAAATGGGTTGGCCCGGTTTAAGTGCATTTGTAATCTTTACCGCCCACTTATCCTTCATTACCTTTTTCCGCTATCGTTCGGTCAAGGAGAAAAGTTTGCGAGGATTTGGCTCCTGTTTTTGGGTTTTCGTACTAATTATTAGCTTCTTCCCTTATTGGTATCCTCTCGATACCGACCCCGTTTGCGTCTATTACTGGTTTTTTGCCGGAGTGATTGTCAAATTGCCGGAAATTGATAAGGAGGAACAGAAAAAACTCAAAGCTGCTCAAGAAAATGAGCTTCAATTTCAACAAAAGAAAAAAGTACCAAAAGTATCGAGGCAAGTGGCATAA
- the hpsN gene encoding hormogonium polysaccharide biosynthesis glycosyltransferase HpsN yields MNLPMISVIIPTYGREQALRDSIADVLRQDYPSFEVLVVDQTPTHEPETEKTLQELSDVGKIQWSRLDWASLPGARNYAVRRSKGEILLFIDDDVELPEGYLHAHARNFVNNPEIGVVAGRVFDRMKMRDAQQGCGQLAEGTEEKSKEKSYEIDYLPSEAMDPGIAWYYIDLVHTVQPQQVLSARGCNMSFRRDIFMKHGLWFDERFRGSAVREESDFCLRLRKTGYKIWYDPEAHLVHIGEETGGCHDISTRSLKYQLQFYHNHFLMALKNLTPGEQVRLFAKLFDCHVLGNPPCYKEKSLKKSVVRGVFYSLGFLNAVNSQVQSLWNDGQIYTRQDSVASKS; encoded by the coding sequence TTGAACTTACCAATGATTTCAGTTATTATTCCCACCTACGGACGGGAACAAGCCCTACGAGATAGCATTGCAGACGTTCTCCGGCAAGACTATCCTAGTTTTGAGGTTTTAGTGGTCGATCAAACCCCAACTCACGAACCCGAAACCGAGAAAACGCTCCAAGAACTGTCCGATGTGGGAAAAATTCAATGGTCTCGCCTAGATTGGGCAAGTTTGCCGGGGGCGAGAAATTACGCGGTACGGCGGTCAAAGGGAGAGATTTTACTCTTTATTGATGACGATGTTGAGCTTCCAGAGGGATATTTGCACGCTCATGCTCGAAATTTCGTCAACAATCCAGAGATTGGCGTGGTTGCGGGGAGAGTCTTTGACCGTATGAAAATGCGGGACGCGCAGCAAGGTTGCGGACAACTTGCGGAAGGGACAGAGGAAAAATCGAAGGAAAAGTCCTACGAGATTGACTATTTGCCCTCAGAGGCGATGGACCCCGGAATTGCTTGGTATTACATTGATTTAGTGCATACAGTTCAACCGCAACAGGTCTTATCGGCAAGGGGATGTAATATGTCGTTCCGCCGAGATATTTTCATGAAGCACGGGTTATGGTTTGACGAGCGATTTCGGGGAAGTGCGGTACGAGAAGAGTCGGATTTTTGCTTGCGGTTGCGAAAAACGGGATACAAAATTTGGTACGACCCAGAGGCGCATTTAGTTCATATTGGAGAAGAAACTGGAGGCTGTCACGATATTAGTACGCGATCGCTCAAATACCAATTGCAGTTCTATCACAATCATTTTTTGATGGCGCTCAAAAACCTAACGCCGGGGGAACAGGTACGCTTGTTTGCCAAGTTATTTGACTGTCATGTTTTGGGCAATCCTCCTTGTTACAAAGAGAAATCCCTCAAGAAATCCGTCGTGCGCGGAGTTTTTTATAGCTTGGGCTTTTTAAATGCGGTGAACAGCCAAGTTCAATCCTTGTGGAACGACGGACAGATTTATACTCGTCAAGATTCAGTAGCGAGCAAATCGTAA
- a CDS encoding phosphate ABC transporter permease codes for MLIPLTREKFDQLIPFIATGSQYGACWGKLRDFLRRLMISVVAVIVIWLLGSFLGNSAQGLKLLLGFAAGLYWLWSPAYWASQKNASYRRFQYSGFFRGRVLDVFVTDDLVGEEETVNNRGELVIVENRERRINVEVGDETGFRTIVRAPLQRIHKAIAPGNIAELVVLSNDRDLARITKISDIYIPKHDLWIGEYPYLAKDAFRVVSAQLSNRDPRDRETPRRRPNTLRRRR; via the coding sequence ATGCTAATTCCCCTGACCCGCGAAAAATTCGATCAACTCATTCCCTTCATTGCTACGGGTTCTCAGTATGGTGCCTGTTGGGGCAAACTTCGCGACTTCTTGCGGCGATTAATGATTTCTGTGGTCGCAGTGATTGTAATTTGGCTGTTAGGCAGTTTTTTAGGCAATAGCGCTCAAGGACTCAAACTACTCCTTGGATTTGCTGCGGGTTTGTATTGGTTGTGGAGTCCCGCATACTGGGCGAGTCAAAAGAACGCATCCTATCGTCGGTTCCAATATAGTGGGTTTTTTCGCGGTCGAGTGCTGGATGTCTTCGTAACAGATGACCTTGTAGGCGAAGAAGAAACCGTTAATAATCGTGGTGAGTTAGTCATTGTAGAAAACCGCGAGCGACGGATTAATGTTGAAGTGGGAGATGAGACGGGTTTTAGAACCATCGTTCGCGCTCCCCTGCAACGTATCCACAAAGCGATCGCGCCTGGTAATATAGCAGAATTAGTCGTTCTCTCCAACGACCGCGACCTCGCACGAATTACTAAAATCAGCGATATTTACATTCCCAAGCACGATCTTTGGATAGGAGAATATCCCTACTTGGCAAAGGATGCCTTTCGCGTAGTCAGCGCGCAACTCTCCAATCGCGACCCGCGCGACAGAGAAACGCCTCGTCGCCGTCCCAACACCCTACGACGGAGGCGGTAA
- the rsgA gene encoding ribosome small subunit-dependent GTPase A: protein MNLEQLGWNEFFEPYYTPEADSERIVGRIACATSQTYLTYTPQGNYWAITTGRMRYLARNSADLPAVGDWVILKPTGGEQQGIIEEVLPRKSKFSRQAAGEIVQEQIIATNIDTIFLVVGLDGDFNLRRIERYLIQVRESGANPVILLNKADLHGDSEHYRVAVESVALDVPILLLSATCNQGLESLHPYLNMGQTVALVGSSGAGKSTLINQLIGRQRQAVREVRQDDSKGRHTTTRRELISLPAGGLLVDTPGMRELQTWRVEGGLSETFAEIEDLATQCRFRNCQHESEPNCAVQEAISEGTLDPKRWRSYKKLQREAKFSNSRQEKTAALVEKEKWKKIHQVMRKRNKL from the coding sequence GTGAATTTAGAACAATTAGGCTGGAATGAATTTTTCGAGCCGTATTATACGCCGGAAGCTGACTCAGAAAGGATTGTTGGTCGTATCGCTTGTGCCACCTCCCAAACTTACTTAACCTACACTCCCCAGGGAAATTATTGGGCAATAACAACGGGAAGAATGCGCTACCTTGCTCGCAATAGCGCCGATTTACCTGCTGTTGGAGATTGGGTTATTCTCAAACCCACAGGAGGAGAGCAACAGGGAATTATCGAGGAAGTTTTACCCCGAAAAAGCAAATTTTCTCGCCAAGCGGCTGGAGAAATTGTCCAAGAGCAAATTATTGCCACCAACATCGACACAATTTTTCTTGTTGTTGGGTTAGATGGAGACTTTAATCTGCGACGAATCGAACGCTACTTGATTCAAGTTCGGGAGAGTGGGGCGAATCCCGTTATTCTCTTGAATAAGGCAGATTTACATGGGGATAGCGAACACTATCGCGTTGCAGTGGAATCTGTTGCTCTCGATGTTCCCATTCTTTTACTCAGTGCTACCTGCAACCAGGGTTTAGAAAGCTTGCACCCCTATTTGAATATGGGTCAAACTGTCGCTCTTGTGGGGTCTTCGGGTGCGGGGAAATCTACGCTTATCAATCAATTAATCGGTCGCCAGCGTCAGGCGGTACGGGAGGTTCGCCAAGATGACAGCAAAGGTCGCCATACGACGACTCGCCGAGAACTCATCTCTTTACCCGCAGGAGGATTGCTTGTCGATACGCCGGGAATGCGAGAGTTGCAAACTTGGCGCGTCGAGGGAGGATTGTCGGAGACTTTTGCGGAGATTGAAGACTTGGCAACCCAATGCCGTTTTCGTAATTGCCAACACGAGTCAGAACCCAACTGTGCGGTACAGGAGGCAATTTCTGAGGGAACGCTTGACCCGAAACGCTGGCGCAGCTATAAAAAGTTACAGCGAGAGGCTAAGTTTTCTAATTCTCGACAAGAGAAAACGGCAGCTTTAGTGGAAAAGGAAAAGTGGAAAAAGATTCATCAGGTTATGCGAAAGCGGAATAAGCTGTAA